One window from the genome of Nicotiana sylvestris chromosome 9, ASM39365v2, whole genome shotgun sequence encodes:
- the LOC104232837 gene encoding glycine-rich protein 5-like, translating into MAKLSIVILCLALVVVQTTAAREMPSDKGLADQKNVFGGTGGFGGIGSNGLPFAGVISGVGGDVAGIGGGVGAGAGIGGGLGGGSLGGLGGGIGNVGGLGGVGGLGGLGGGFGGGAGGGAGNLPLP; encoded by the coding sequence ATGGCGAAGTTGTCCATAGTTATCCTTTGTCTTGCTTTGGTAGTGGTTCAAACCACAGCAGCAAGAGAAATGCCAAGTGACAAAGGTCTTGCTGATCAAAAGAATGTCTTTGGAGGCACTGGAGGTTTTGGTGGCATTGGAAGCAATGGCTTGCCTTTTGCCGGAGTTATTAGCGGAGTAGGTGGCGACGTTGCTGGAATTGGTGGCGGAGTTGGTGCTGGAGCTGGAATTGGTGGAGGACTTGGGGGTGGTTCATTAGGTGGACTAGGTGGTGGAATAGGGAATGTTGGAGGTCTTGGTGGTGTAGGTGGGTTGGGGGGTCTAGGTGGTGGGTTTGGTGGAGGTGCTGGTGGTGGTGCAGGGAACCTTCCACTTCCTTGA